A genomic stretch from Candidatus Methylomirabilota bacterium includes:
- a CDS encoding prepilin-type N-terminal cleavage/methylation domain-containing protein, with protein MSAKRPQDKRRRGAGGFTLLEVLIATVISTIVLIGLYQMYNANRRTYAKGEVKINIQQNARAAVDLVSRELRMIGYDPSHTLPLLGAGTNPATTQRAIQSATATSIRFVADVNAPAGIGPDGWGDMLEYTYDPVCMQVRRKLWIWNPAAVPADFVAPPADNGCVEPPPIAEQLDPTLTTVFRYFYYDATELNPVLKFKELASPVAAADLTRIERITIQVLTEGVAPMGGTHAFPLTSDVRLRNI; from the coding sequence GCGGCTTCACCTTGCTCGAGGTCCTGATTGCCACGGTGATCTCAACCATCGTGCTGATCGGGCTCTACCAGATGTACAACGCCAATCGGAGGACCTATGCCAAAGGGGAGGTCAAGATCAACATCCAGCAGAATGCCCGCGCGGCGGTTGATCTCGTCTCCCGGGAGCTCCGGATGATCGGCTATGACCCGAGCCATACCTTGCCCCTCCTGGGGGCTGGGACGAACCCCGCCACGACGCAGCGGGCGATCCAGAGTGCGACCGCAACCAGCATCCGTTTCGTCGCCGATGTCAACGCCCCTGCGGGCATCGGTCCCGATGGCTGGGGAGACATGCTCGAGTACACCTACGATCCGGTCTGTATGCAGGTCCGGCGCAAGCTCTGGATCTGGAACCCGGCGGCCGTCCCGGCCGACTTCGTGGCGCCGCCGGCCGACAACGGGTGCGTCGAGCCGCCGCCCATTGCTGAGCAGCTCGACCCGACCCTCACGACGGTCTTCCGCTATTTCTACTATGACGCGACCGAGCTCAATCCGGTCCTGAAGTTCAAAGAACTGGCCTCTCCGGTCGCGGCCGCGGACCTGACACGGATCGAGCGGATCACTATCCAGGTGTTGACCGAGGGTGTAGCGCCAATGGGGGGAACACATGCGTTCCCGCTGACCTCGGACGTTCGGCTCCGGAATATCTGA